CCACCACACCCCTCATCACGCGCATACCGTCCACCTTCCCACATTGCGATAACAAAGTTCTCCTATTCTGCAAGGGTTGCTCTTCGTCGGCACTACGCTGGAGGGAAGACACCCTGAAAAGCGTGAGGAGTCGTCATGCATGCATTCGGTCCATCGGTCGGCGTGGCAGCGGTCATCGCCGGCGCCCTGGCAATGGGCGTCGCCCCGACCGCGCACGCCGCCCCCGGTAACCCCCTCAACGGTCCGTACCGGGTGATCTCCAACGGCGACTGGGCCAAGACGAACGAGGTCCGTATGAACGAGGCCGTCGTGGTGTCGACGTGGACCTTCTCGACCAGTTGCACCAATGTTCAGACCTGCGACGGAACGGTCACCAGCGACAAGGGTTGGACGGTCCCGGCCAAATTCCGGATCAACCGCTGGATCGTCGAAGTGGAGCATCCGGGCTGGCTGCCCTGCCCGGATGGCACCAGCGCGCCTGGCTACCAGCGCTTCCAGTTCTTCGGGACAAGCCCTAACGGACAGGTGGACACCGCGAACGGGCAGACCCTCAAGGGATTCGATCGCACCGAGGGCCCAGGCGGCGCCTGCGGCCGCAACACCCCCACCGCCATCGAGATGCCGCTGCGACTGGACAAGATGTAATTCGCTGCACCGCAACGACGCTCGCGTCAGAACCGCCCAGAAGATCCCCGGCCGTCCGGCCGGGGATCTTCTGTTCTGATGGCCCACCCGATGGTGGCGGACCATCAGGTCGGCATCAGTTCCTGCCATGACTTCGGTGCGCCGCCGGCGATCAGATTGGTCTGCTGCTCGTAGCGGCCGTCCGGTGTCATGTACTTGCCGGTGTTCGGGTCGTACGGCACCACCGCGACCGACGGCCCACTGCCGGCCGAGTTCGCACTGGGAGCCACCGGCAGCGCACCGTCGGCGGGCGGCGGGGTCACCGGCGGCACCGGGACACCGTTGACCGAGTTCCCCGGCGGCGGCGGCGGAATGTACGCCGTCGGCGGGGAGGACACCTGTGCCGGTGGTGGCGGTGGCGCGGCGGGCGCGCCGGGAGGCGTCCCGGACGGGACCGCACCCGGCGGCAGCGGTGTGCCCGCTATCGGGGCGTGGATCTGTCCCTCGAAGGAAACCCGGTCGTCCGGCGGGATGCCCTGGGACACCAGATTCGGATCGAAGGGCATCGGGCCGGTCAGATGCTGACGCATCGCCAACGGCACGAATCCTCGTGGGTCGTTGCACAGTTCGACCGTCGGGGCACGCTTGCCCGGATGTTCCATACACGGGATATTGCGCGCACCACGCACCGAGATGGGTGAGTCGTGCGGCAGCTTGCAGTACAGGTTGTCCGGGGTGTCGACCGTGCTGGTGTCCGCCGGGGACCGCCACTGCGATGGCGGCAGGAAGCCGACCAGACACGGATTGGGGTCACCCACGGTGAGCGTGAAGTCGCCTACCGGCAGGCCGGTGGGATTGTTCTTCGGTAGACCGAAGGACTGCTGCGCCGCGATGTAGTTGGGCAGCAGCACGAACAACTGCTCCAGAGCCGGGTTGTAGGTCAGCAGGATCTGGCTCACCGTGGTCAGGTTCGCCAACAGCACCGGCAGTGTCGGTTTGATGTCGGTGAGCAGTCCCGAAACCTCTTCGGCGAAGCCGGGGCCGCGCTGCAGCAGGGTGCGCACCTGCGGATCGTTGCGGACCACCTGCTCAGTGATACCGGCCAGGCTGCGTGACCACGTCCGGATGGCGTCGGTGGTCTGAACCTGAGTATCCAGCAGCGGGACGCTGTTGTCGATGAGTGAACTCATCTCACCGGAGACACTGTCCGCGTCGCGGGTCAGCTTGCCCGCCGAATCGATCAGCGACTGGAAGTCGTATCCCGCACCGTTGAAGGCCTGATAGGTCTCGTCCAGCAGCGCGTTGAGCCGGTCCTTGGGAATCGACTGCACCAGAGCGCTCATCTGGTCGAGCATCGGGCCGACCTCCTGAGGGATGGTGGTGTTCTCCGCCGAGATCACCGCGCCGTCCTGCAGATACGGCTCCGAGTCGGTGTTCGGGCGCAGATCCACATACTGCTCGCCCACCGCAGACACACTGAGCACCTCGGCCCGCAGGTCCGCGGGGACCTTGGGCGATCGGTCCAGCGACAGCGTGGCGCGCGCTCCGGTGTCGGTCAACTCGACGGCCGTCACCCGGCCGATCTGGACACCGTTGTAGGTGACATTGGAGAACCGGTACAGTCCGCCGGTGGCGGGCAGGTCGAGACTCACTGTGAGCCTGCCGATCCCGAGCAGTGTGGGCAACTTCATGTACCCGAACACCATCACTCCGACACCGACAATGGACGCCACGGTGAAGATGATCAGCTGCATTCTGACAAAGCGAGTCAGCATCTATCCACCGCTTCCCTGGGCGGGCGCATACGGCCCGGCGAAGATGGGCGCCGCGGGCGCCGGGGGTGACGAATGCGGGGGCAGCGGTGGCGGTGCCACCGGCAGCACCGGGCCGTTGACCGGCGGAGGTGCACCCGCGGGTGCCGGCGCGCCGGCAGGCGGCGGCGCGATCGGCGCCGACATCGGGTTGTAGGAGTAGTTCAGGTACCACGGATCACCCGGCGCCGGAATGAGCGTCGCGTTCTCATCACCCCAGCGGGTGCCGAGCAACAGCGTGCGCTTGAGCCGCGGGTAGGTCAGGTCGAAGACCGCGAACAGATTCAGGAAGTCGCCCTTGACGGCGCGCTCGATCGCATTGGGTCCGTAAGGGAAGGCTGATGCGTAGGCCAGGCCGTCGTTGATATCGGGACCGATATCGGCCAAAGCCTTGAGCGCGGGCTCCAGGTTGGCCAGGTCGCGCACCAGTTCCTTGCCTGCGTCGTTGACCAGACCGGTTGCCGTGTCGCTGAAATCGCCGAGGCGCTGCAGTGCGGTGGTGAACTGCGGGCGGCTCTCGATCAACACGTCCAGGGCGGGCGGGATGTCCTTGAGCGCCCGGTCGATCTTGTCGTTCTGCGAGGCGAACGTGCCGGCGACGGTATTCAGCTGTTTGATGGACGCCACGATGTTGCTGCGCTGGGTGTCCAGGGTCCCGACGAACTTGTCGAGACGCACCAGCAGATCGCGGATCTCGGACTCCCGCCCCGACATCGCGGTGCTGAAGTTGTGGATGATGTCACCGATCTGGCCCAACCCACCGCCGTTGACCATGGTCGACAGCGAGGACAGCGTCTGTTCGGTGGACGGATACGTCGACGAATCACTCAGCGGGATGGTCGCTCCGGACTGCAGTTGACCCGACGGGTCCTCCCCCACCGGGGCATTGAGCGCCAAGTGCATGGACCCCAACAGGCTGGTCTGCCCGACCGTGGCAACGGCATTGCCGGGCACCACGACACCCGGGTTGATGTTGACCTCGACGTTGGCGTTCCAGCCGTCGACCCTCATCTTCCCCACGCTGCCGACGACCGCATCATCGATCATCACCGGCGAATTCGATTCGAGGGTACCGACGTTGGCGACCTCGACGGTGAAACGCTGGGCGTCCCTGGTGTTGCCCTGCACACCCGGCAACGGCAGCGAGTTCACCCCGTGGAAGGCACACCCGCTGAGGACGAACCCGGCGGCCGTCCCGACCACCAGGGCGCGCCGCGCCGATCCGACACTGATCATGACGGCGGATTCCCTTCGGCCGGAAGCATCGGAGCATCAGGTGCCGGAGCCGGAGCCGGGCCACCGTAGCCCGGCAACAGCAGCCCGTCGAACGTGGTCGGGCTCGGTTGTGGCGCACCAGCAAGCAACGGGGCATGCGGTGTGGCGGGCAGCCCATTCGGTGCGTAGGCACCGCGGCCCGGAGGCTGTGGCGCGTTCCATCCGGGCGGCGGCGGCACATCGCCGGCGCCGGTGTAGGCGGAGATCGCCGGTGCCGGCTCGGGTTCGCGGGGAATGCCACCACCATTGGGCGCCAGCCGCATATCGGTGTAGATCAATTTGTCCGGGCTGGCCGATTTTGTCAGGTACGGGTTCATCGGGAGCGGCATTCCGTTGAAGTTGAGCAACCGCAGCGCCGGACCGAAGTACTGGTCACATAGCTTCGCGGTCTCCGGCGCGGTGACATTCTCGACGGCGCCGACCATGCCGCACACCGCCTGCACCGGATTGCTGAAGTTGGCGAAGGCGATGGACCCCACCGGAGCACCGTTGGACACGTTGTACATGTTCAACGTGTTCGCGATGGCGGTGGGGGTGATGTGCAGGATGTTCTCGATGGCCAGCCGGCTGTCCACCAGGTTCTGCATCACATTGTTCAACCGGACGACCTGTTCCGAGGTCTCGTTGCGGGTGCCGGCGACGAAACGCTGCACCTCGTCGATGGCGAAGGACAGGTCATTGAGCATGGCATCGAGGCTCGACCGGCTGTCGTTCACCACACTGGTCAAGGTGGCCAGCCGGTTCTCGAACATCACGATCTGCTCGCTGCTGCCGCGGATGGCGTCGACGAAGATGTGCAGGTTCTTGATGATGTCGACGATGTCGCCGCTGCCGTCGGCCATCACCCGCGCCACCCCGGACAGCTGAGCCAGCGTCTCGCGCAGCTTCGCACCGTTGCCGTCCATGGCACTGGCCGCACTGTCGATGAACCGAGACACCGAAGTGCCGTCCACGCCGCTACGCGGGCCCAACTCCGTTGCCAGCCGTTCCAATTGGGTCTTGACCTGATCCCACTCCACCGGCACTGCGGTGCGATCCTCGGGGATGACCGCACCGTCGGCCATGGCGTCGTTGTCACCGTCACGGAACGGCGGGGTGAGCTGCACGAAGCGGGCGGCCACCAAGTTCGGAGCCACGATGATCGCCTTGGCGTCCGCCGGGACCGAGACATCCGGGTCGATCTGCAGGGTCAGCTTGGTCTGCCGTCCCCTGGGATCGATGGAGCGGATGGTGCCGACCTTCACCCCCGACACCCGCACCTCATCGCCCGGATAGATCGCCGTGGCGGTCGGAAAGTACGCGGTGATGGTGGTGGGTTTGAAGAACACCTGGCGCACCAGGAACCCCGCACCGACCACCACGGCCACCGTGACGCCGAGGACGAGCAGTCGTCTACGTGTGCTCATCGAGGCGCATCTCCTGGCAGCGGCGGTATGACGGGCAGCGGGAACGACCGCGGCGGCAGGTCTCCCGGCGAAGGAATACCGTTGACCGGGAACGGAAGTTCCGCGCGTGGGCCGGCGTTGTCCGGCGGTTGTCCGGCGTTGACGCCGCGCCGGAACCCGAAGGCGTAGTCGAGGAACGGCTGCAGCAGCTGTCCGAACACGATGTTGGGGATGTAGGCGCTGTAGTAGAACCCGTTCGACACCGTCTCACCCTGGGTGAGTTCGTATTTGGCCAGGCCGGGCAGGGCTTGGGCGATGTTGTCTCGGTTCTTTTCCAGCACCTCGGACAACGAGTTCATCCGATCCAGTGCGGGTTTGAGTTGAGCCTCGTTATCGGCCACCACGCCGGACAACACCTGCGACACCTGGGATGTGTTGGCCAACAGGCTG
This region of Mycolicibacterium diernhoferi genomic DNA includes:
- a CDS encoding MCE family protein, which translates into the protein MISVGSARRALVVGTAAGFVLSGCAFHGVNSLPLPGVQGNTRDAQRFTVEVANVGTLESNSPVMIDDAVVGSVGKMRVDGWNANVEVNINPGVVVPGNAVATVGQTSLLGSMHLALNAPVGEDPSGQLQSGATIPLSDSSTYPSTEQTLSSLSTMVNGGGLGQIGDIIHNFSTAMSGRESEIRDLLVRLDKFVGTLDTQRSNIVASIKQLNTVAGTFASQNDKIDRALKDIPPALDVLIESRPQFTTALQRLGDFSDTATGLVNDAGKELVRDLANLEPALKALADIGPDINDGLAYASAFPYGPNAIERAVKGDFLNLFAVFDLTYPRLKRTLLLGTRWGDENATLIPAPGDPWYLNYSYNPMSAPIAPPPAGAPAPAGAPPPVNGPVLPVAPPPLPPHSSPPAPAAPIFAGPYAPAQGSGG
- a CDS encoding MCE family protein yields the protein MLTRFVRMQLIIFTVASIVGVGVMVFGYMKLPTLLGIGRLTVSLDLPATGGLYRFSNVTYNGVQIGRVTAVELTDTGARATLSLDRSPKVPADLRAEVLSVSAVGEQYVDLRPNTDSEPYLQDGAVISAENTTIPQEVGPMLDQMSALVQSIPKDRLNALLDETYQAFNGAGYDFQSLIDSAGKLTRDADSVSGEMSSLIDNSVPLLDTQVQTTDAIRTWSRSLAGITEQVVRNDPQVRTLLQRGPGFAEEVSGLLTDIKPTLPVLLANLTTVSQILLTYNPALEQLFVLLPNYIAAQQSFGLPKNNPTGLPVGDFTLTVGDPNPCLVGFLPPSQWRSPADTSTVDTPDNLYCKLPHDSPISVRGARNIPCMEHPGKRAPTVELCNDPRGFVPLAMRQHLTGPMPFDPNLVSQGIPPDDRVSFEGQIHAPIAGTPLPPGAVPSGTPPGAPAAPPPPPAQVSSPPTAYIPPPPPGNSVNGVPVPPVTPPPADGALPVAPSANSAGSGPSVAVVPYDPNTGKYMTPDGRYEQQTNLIAGGAPKSWQELMPT
- a CDS encoding MCE family protein, with amino-acid sequence MSTRRRLLVLGVTVAVVVGAGFLVRQVFFKPTTITAYFPTATAIYPGDEVRVSGVKVGTIRSIDPRGRQTKLTLQIDPDVSVPADAKAIIVAPNLVAARFVQLTPPFRDGDNDAMADGAVIPEDRTAVPVEWDQVKTQLERLATELGPRSGVDGTSVSRFIDSAASAMDGNGAKLRETLAQLSGVARVMADGSGDIVDIIKNLHIFVDAIRGSSEQIVMFENRLATLTSVVNDSRSSLDAMLNDLSFAIDEVQRFVAGTRNETSEQVVRLNNVMQNLVDSRLAIENILHITPTAIANTLNMYNVSNGAPVGSIAFANFSNPVQAVCGMVGAVENVTAPETAKLCDQYFGPALRLLNFNGMPLPMNPYLTKSASPDKLIYTDMRLAPNGGGIPREPEPAPAISAYTGAGDVPPPPGWNAPQPPGRGAYAPNGLPATPHAPLLAGAPQPSPTTFDGLLLPGYGGPAPAPAPDAPMLPAEGNPPS